Proteins encoded by one window of Misgurnus anguillicaudatus chromosome 4, ASM2758022v2, whole genome shotgun sequence:
- the kif20bb gene encoding kinesin-like protein KIF20B isoform X3, producing the protein MESCLNYKPERVGSVTVEDLRKDLFAEFSKLSRDSVSMEKEHLQVYLRVRPFTAAEKAEGESQACISIEPPDTVILKAPRASMTARQSERLGPQLEQRFQFSHVYGPETTQRQMFEGTTKSLVKEVLHGGNSLIFTYGVTNAGKTFTFLGPESDGGILPRSLNVIFNSIDGRIYSQNNIKPHRCVDFTRLTKEQQDEEATNKRNLLRRCKDGDSQKSLSSTSSCSSFECSTSSNMDEDSLCLDESSYVKFSVWVSFCEIYNENIHDLLDLVSNGSHKRNVLRLAQDIKGNAFVKDLKWVQVNSAEEAFKVMKIGRKNQSCSSTKLNNISSRSHSIFSIRILRIEDVGVPRVQTISELSLCDLAGSERCAKTQNRGDRLKEAGNINTSLLTLGKCINALRLNQTQSKFHQHIPFRESKLTHYLQGFFCGRGKACMIININQCASMFDETLNVLKFSAVAQKVVVLNPKPAPTIIAKRSARDVSMMINNADQKNWTRRSSLMAWEMSLEDVQEDENYDDDVDDDHMGEEEVESDDESMEEQTVLEAEDSQELQELQMEIEELKEKLSKEESEKLTMESQIREEVTAEFMELFSNMEKDYNERLQREKEIVEERAERRLEILKNLVNRSIGEITADSSEENAAKVAEIKHLDSMIEAMRDDLIKIKGDAEAVQMCLTNVPDPHETVNHLRSQLEDITEQLHKSQQQLCLKTKEFEAMCAQTRESNDQLLEAKMNYENQKVRCQELMSICQEKDDMISKLQTALDENVEAATKDRTLINTIKEEILHLKNNCKCMPNQDGAPREEEIRAQEIQQLMQELKMKDDQLNELKREQCALEKKVNDLSNKLAERTRANETTVFSLVMERAEVTKVTNENKAIANELHVLQETANDMSSKLKTTQMELNSQTKVTNELSEELDAANALIKQHQEESHSQSKTIESLMTELDRLRLELGANQLSRDETETLHHKCEKMEESSREKNRQIADLKQEVSDTKVKMCQLEELCCQLRIERDAQVQEHKNLLSHYEAQKLNMAGIRGNSELLEQLKTLKQQQGMLEKLEQGSRDDCWKTLLEQLMRILSELNQNDEVLNMARAIVEQDLSEAREDTEQRMNEMEKSLANKDKELENKAQELLRSREIVNDGLNKMKTMSCDLQQLEKERSDMRHKLCETTAQVKQLQEQISRLSEENGSFQQRLCKAEEMRDQALHSLRCKEQSIDPLQTAQPIHFKENVQLCQTTCQDLSSDQKLTEATHVKFNKEHAQINQDEMLEAGMDGAESRTEDHVNSHEMLCFGSAGEPQQRSTKQSNEPSDDNQERLREKDSDRAAGEEEILQQQPAESQDVISELLNEKDDPATSLKSETQEDNSFKQPSGVKIANEGDSYCATQEVALLDASVLSTKSLRDKRFPKPELEISFTPLKPDRINVRKPGEEESVTIKLRRTARKRKSPEMEAVESENRKNRRLRVNKENIQSVETPKVQRKIASRDSPASLKGKKDGALQKIGDFIQSSPTLFGSKAKKIMSMVKSPEPLNPSENNKPKRSKRKLFKTHVSSPFDIPSHPIGGCEDDKESDHLIIKRKLRTRTAKR; encoded by the exons ATGGAGTCGTGTTTAAATTACAAACCCGAGCGAGTTGGGTCAGTGACGGTTGAAGACCTGAGGAAAGATCTGTTTGCGGAGTTCTCCAAATTATCAAGG GACTCTGTATCAATGGAGAAAGAACATCTGCAGGTTTATCTGCGTGTCCGTCCGTTCACTGCTGCGGAGAAAGCAGAAGGCGAATCGCAG GCGTGCATCTCAATTGAGCCACCGGATACTGTGATCCTGAAGGCACCAAGAGCATCTATGACAGCCAGACAAAGTGAAAGACTCGGACCACAGCTTGAACAACGGTTTCAGTTCTCACAT gTGTATGGTCCAGAAACAACTCAAAGACAGATGTTTGAAGGAACAACAAAGAGTCTTGTGAAAGAAGTCTTGCACGGAGGGAATTCCTTAATCTTTACTTATGGAGTTACTAATGCTGGAAAGACATTTACATTTCTCG GTCCTGAATCAGATGGTGGAATTCTGCCGAGGTCCCTCAATGTGATTTTTAACAGCATAGATGGCAGAATTTATTCTCAAAATAACATCAAGCCTCATCGATGTGTTGACTTTACAAGACTCACTAAAGAGCAGCAGGATGAGGAAGCTACAAATAAGAGAAACCTTCTTCGTCGATGTAAAgat GGCGACTCACAGAAATCCCTGTCCAGTACCTCCAGTTGTTCATCATTTGAAT gctCCACCTCCAGTAACATGGATGAGGACAGCTTGTGTTTGGATGAGAGTTCTTATGTTAAATTCTCAGTCTGGGTCTCTTTTTGTGAAATCTACAATGAAAACATCCATGACCTGCTTGATCTAGTTTCAAATGGCTCTCACAAGAGAAATGTTCTGCGACTAGCCCAAGATATTAAAGGAAATGCTTTTGTCAAAG ATCTGAAATGGGTCCAAGTGAATAGTGCTGAAGAGGCATTCAAAGTAATGAAAATAGGAAGGAAAAATCAAAGTTGTTCATCCACTAAGCTCAACAACATCTCTAGCAGAAG cCATAGTATATTTTCCATCCGAATCTTGCGGATTGAAGATGTGGGTGTTCCTCGAGTTCAGACAATAAGCGA gttGTCTTTATGTGATTTGGCTGGATCTGAGCGATGTGCAAAGACTCAGAACAGAGGAGACAGATTAAAAGAAGCTGGAAACATCAACACTTCCTTGTTAACTCTAGGAAAATGCATCAATGCTCTGAGGCTCAATCAAACTCAGTCAAA GTTTCATCAGCACATCCCTTTCAGAGAGAGTAAGCTGACACATTATTTGCAGGGTTTCTTCTGTGGCCGCGGAAAAGCCTGCATGATCATCAACATAAACCAGTGTGCCTCGATGTTCGATGAAACCCTTAATGTCCTCAAATTTTCAGCAGTTGCTCAGAAG GTGGTGGTCCTCAATCCAAAACCAGCTCCTACCATCATTGCTAAGAGATCTGCAAGGGATGTGTCCATGATGATCAATAATGCTGACCAGAAGAACTGGACTAGGAGAAGTTCACTAATGGCCTGGGAGATGAGCCTAGAGGATGTGCAAGAAGATGAAAattatgatgatgatgttgATGATGATCACATGGGTGAGGAAGAAGTAGAGAGTGATGATGAGAGCATGGAAGAACAAACTGTGCTAGAAGCTGAAGATAGTCAAGAGCTGCAGGAG CTTCAGATGGAAATCGAAGAGCTCAAAGAGAAGCTGTCTAAAGAAGAATCTGAAAAATTGACCATGGAATCTCAAATTCGTGAGGAGGTCACCGCAGAGTTCATGGAGCTGTTCTCTAACATGGAAAAAGATTACAA TGAACGTCTCCAAAGAGAGAAGGAAATTGTTGAGGAAAGAGCAGAGAGGAGGCTGGAGATACTCAAGAATCTGGTCAACAGAAGCATCGGGGAAATAACCGCCGACAGCTCCGAAGAGAACGCTGCAAAG GTGGCTGAGATTAAGCATTTGGACAGCATGATTGAGGCAATGCGAGATGATCTGATTAAGATAAAGGGAGATGCAGAGGCAGTGCAGATGTGCCTGACAAACGTCCCTGACCCGCATGAAACAGTCAATCATCTGAGATCACAGCTGGAAGATATTACAGAGCAGCTTCACAAAAGCCAACAACAACTCTGTCTTAAAACGAAGG AGTTTGAAGCAATGTGTGCTCAGACACGAGAATCAAATGACCAACTTCTGGAGGCAAAAATG AATTATGAAAATCAAAAAGTGAGATGTCAGGAACTCATGTCAATCTGTCAGGAGAAAGATGACATGATCTCCAAGTTACAGACTGCCCTGGACGAAAATGTTGAGGCAGCTACTAAAGAT AGGACCTTAATTAACACTATCAAAGAAGAAATCCTTCATCTCAAAAACAACTGTAAGTGTATGCCAAATCAAGATGGCGCTCCTAGAGAGGAGGAAATAAGAGCCCAGGAAATTCAACAGCTCATGCAAGAGCTGAAAATGAAAGATGACCAGCTGAATGAACTAAAACGTGAGCAATGTGCACTGGAGAAGAAGGTGAATGATCTTTCTAATAAATTGGCAGAGCGTACGCGTGCAAACGAAACCACTGTTTTCTCGCTGGTGATGGAGAGAGCAGAGGTCACCAAAGTCACAAATGAAAACAAGGCCATTGCCAATGAGTTGCATGTGCTTCAGGAAACAGCCAATGACATGAGTTCAAAGCTTAAAACTACTCAGATGGAGCTGAACAGTCAGACGAAGGTGACCAATGAGCTTTCAGAAGAACTTGATGCAGCTAATGCTCTGATAAAGCAACATCAGGAAGAGTCTCACAGTCAGTCCAAAACCATCGAATCCTTGATGACAGAGCTAGACCGGTTACGTCTGGAACTCGGTGCCAACCAGTTATCACGTGACGAAACCGAAACTCTTCATCATAAATGTGAGAAGATGGAGGAGTCATCTCGGGAGAAGAATAGACAAATCGCTGACCTTAAGCAGGAGGTGAGCGACACCAAAGTAAAAATGTGCCAGCTGGAGGAACTTTGCTGCCAGCTTAGAATTGAGCGTGATGCCCAGGTGCAGGAACACAAGAACCTACTGAGCCATTATGAAGCCCAGAAGCTCAACATGGCTGGAATAAGGGGCAACTCTGAGCTGTTGGAACAGCTGAAGACTTTGAAACAACAACAGGGGATGCTGGAAAAACTGGAGCAGGGCTCCAGAGATGATTGCTGGAAAACTCTGCTAGAACAACTCATGCGAATACTCAGCGAACTAAACCAGAACGATGAGGTTTTAAACATGGCGAGAGCAATTGTAGAGCAGGACCTTTCTGAAGCCAGAGAGGACACAGAGCAGAGGATGAATGAGATGGAGAAGAGTCTGGCTAACAAAGACAAAGAACTGGAGAATAAAGCCCAAGAGCTTTTAAG gtcGAGAGAAATCGTGAATGATGGACTCAATAAAATGAAGACCATGAGTTGTGATTTGCAGCAGCTGGAGAAAGAGCGATCAGATATGAGACATAAATTATGTGAGACTACAGCACAGGTTAAACAATTACAGGAACAG aTCTCCAGATTAAGTGAAGAAAACGGATCGTTTCAGCAGAGACTATGTAAAGCAGAGGAGATGAGGGATCAGGCTCTGCACAGTTTGAGATGTAAAGAGCAAAGTATTGATCCACTGCAGACT GCACAACCTATCCATTTCAAAGAAAATGTACAGCTTTGCCAAACAACCTGCCAAG ATCTTTCGTCAGATCAGAAGCTGACTGAGGCGACACATGTAAAGTTTAATAAAGAGCATGCACAGATCAATCAAGATGAAATGCTGGAGGCTGGAATGGATGGGGCTGAATCTAGAACTGAAG ATCATGTAAACTCACATGAGATGCTTTGTTTTGGAAGCGCTGGTGAACCCCAGCAGCGAAGCACAAAG CAGTCTAATGAGCCTTCAGATGATAACCAGGAAAGGTTGCGGGAAAAGGATAGTGACAGAGCCGCAGGGGAAGAG GAAATTTTACAGCAGCAGCCTGCTGAGAGTCAAGATGTCATTTCAGAATTACTAAATGAAAAGGATGATCCGGCTACTTCTCTTAAATCTGAAACTCAGGAAGATAACAGTTTCAAACAGCCTTCAGGTGTGAAGATAGCAAATGAAGGCGACTCTTACTGTGCAACACAAGAG GTGGCACTACTGGACGCTTCTGTTCTCTCCACAAAGAGCCTAAGAGACAAACGCTTCCCTAAACCTGAGCTGGAAATCAGTTTCACCCCACTTAAACCTGATCGAATAAATGTCAGAAAACCTGGAGAAGAAGAATCCGTCACAATTAAACTCAGACGTACAGCCAGAAAGAGAAAGAGCCCAGAAATGGAG GCGGTGGAGTCGGAAAACCGTAAAAACAGACGGCTCAGGGTGAACAAGGAGAACATACAGTCTGTTGAG ACTCCAAAAGTGCAGAGAAAAATAGCGAGTCGAGATTCTCCAGCAAGCCTTAAAGGTAAAAAAGACGGAGCCCTCCAGAAGATCGGTGACTTTATTCAGAGTTCCCCGACTCTCTTTGGGAGCAAAG CCAAGAAGATCATGAGCATGGTTAAATCCCCCGAGCCACTAAATCCATCAGAAAACAACAAACCTAAGAGATCCAAACGAAAGCTCTTCAAGACCCATGTCTCCTCCCCGTTTGACATTCCCTCTCATCCT ATTGGAGGCTGTGAAGATGATAAAGAAAGTGATCATTTGATTATCAAGAGAAAACTAAGAACAAGAACAGCAAAAAGATGA
- the kif20bb gene encoding kinesin-like protein KIF20B isoform X1 has protein sequence MESCLNYKPERVGSVTVEDLRKDLFAEFSKLSRDSVSMEKEHLQVYLRVRPFTAAEKAEGESQACISIEPPDTVILKAPRASMTARQSERLGPQLEQRFQFSHVYGPETTQRQMFEGTTKSLVKEVLHGGNSLIFTYGVTNAGKTFTFLGPESDGGILPRSLNVIFNSIDGRIYSQNNIKPHRCVDFTRLTKEQQDEEATNKRNLLRRCKDGDSQKSLSSTSSCSSFECSTSSNMDEDSLCLDESSYVKFSVWVSFCEIYNENIHDLLDLVSNGSHKRNVLRLAQDIKGNAFVKDLKWVQVNSAEEAFKVMKIGRKNQSCSSTKLNNISSRSHSIFSIRILRIEDVGVPRVQTISELSLCDLAGSERCAKTQNRGDRLKEAGNINTSLLTLGKCINALRLNQTQSKFHQHIPFRESKLTHYLQGFFCGRGKACMIININQCASMFDETLNVLKFSAVAQKVVVLNPKPAPTIIAKRSARDVSMMINNADQKNWTRRSSLMAWEMSLEDVQEDENYDDDVDDDHMGEEEVESDDESMEEQTVLEAEDSQELQELQMEIEELKEKLSKEESEKLTMESQIREEVTAEFMELFSNMEKDYNERLQREKEIVEERAERRLEILKNLVNRSIGEITADSSEENAAKVAEIKHLDSMIEAMRDDLIKIKGDAEAVQMCLTNVPDPHETVNHLRSQLEDITEQLHKSQQQLCLKTKEFEAMCAQTRESNDQLLEAKMNYENQKVRCQELMSICQEKDDMISKLQTALDENVEAATKDRTLINTIKEEILHLKNNCKCMPNQDGAPREEEIRAQEIQQLMQELKMKDDQLNELKREQCALEKKVNDLSNKLAERTRANETTVFSLVMERAEVTKVTNENKAIANELHVLQETANDMSSKLKTTQMELNSQTKVTNELSEELDAANALIKQHQEESHSQSKTIESLMTELDRLRLELGANQLSRDETETLHHKCEKMEESSREKNRQIADLKQEVSDTKVKMCQLEELCCQLRIERDAQVQEHKNLLSHYEAQKLNMAGIRGNSELLEQLKTLKQQQGMLEKLEQGSRDDCWKTLLEQLMRILSELNQNDEVLNMARAIVEQDLSEAREDTEQRMNEMEKSLANKDKELENKAQELLRSREIVNDGLNKMKTMSCDLQQLEKERSDMRHKLCETTAQVKQLQEQISRLSEENGSFQQRLCKAEEMRDQALHSLRCKEQSIDPLQTAQPIHFKENVQLCQTTCQDLSSDQKLTEATHVKFNKEHAQINQDEMLEAGMDGAESRTEDHVNSHEMLCFGSAGEPQQRSTKQSNEPSDDNQERLREKDSDRAAGEEEILQQQPAESQDVISELLNEKDDPATSLKSETQEDNSFKQPSGVKIANEGDSYCATQEVALLDASVLSTKSLRDKRFPKPELEISFTPLKPDRINVRKPGEEESVTIKLRRTARKRKSPEMEKAVESENRKNRRLRVNKENIQSVETPKVQRKIASRDSPASLKGKKDGALQKIGDFIQSSPTLFGSKAKKIMSMVKSPEPLNPSENNKPKRSKRKLFKTHVSSPFDIPSHPIGGCEDDKESDHLIIKRKLRTRTAKR, from the exons ATGGAGTCGTGTTTAAATTACAAACCCGAGCGAGTTGGGTCAGTGACGGTTGAAGACCTGAGGAAAGATCTGTTTGCGGAGTTCTCCAAATTATCAAGG GACTCTGTATCAATGGAGAAAGAACATCTGCAGGTTTATCTGCGTGTCCGTCCGTTCACTGCTGCGGAGAAAGCAGAAGGCGAATCGCAG GCGTGCATCTCAATTGAGCCACCGGATACTGTGATCCTGAAGGCACCAAGAGCATCTATGACAGCCAGACAAAGTGAAAGACTCGGACCACAGCTTGAACAACGGTTTCAGTTCTCACAT gTGTATGGTCCAGAAACAACTCAAAGACAGATGTTTGAAGGAACAACAAAGAGTCTTGTGAAAGAAGTCTTGCACGGAGGGAATTCCTTAATCTTTACTTATGGAGTTACTAATGCTGGAAAGACATTTACATTTCTCG GTCCTGAATCAGATGGTGGAATTCTGCCGAGGTCCCTCAATGTGATTTTTAACAGCATAGATGGCAGAATTTATTCTCAAAATAACATCAAGCCTCATCGATGTGTTGACTTTACAAGACTCACTAAAGAGCAGCAGGATGAGGAAGCTACAAATAAGAGAAACCTTCTTCGTCGATGTAAAgat GGCGACTCACAGAAATCCCTGTCCAGTACCTCCAGTTGTTCATCATTTGAAT gctCCACCTCCAGTAACATGGATGAGGACAGCTTGTGTTTGGATGAGAGTTCTTATGTTAAATTCTCAGTCTGGGTCTCTTTTTGTGAAATCTACAATGAAAACATCCATGACCTGCTTGATCTAGTTTCAAATGGCTCTCACAAGAGAAATGTTCTGCGACTAGCCCAAGATATTAAAGGAAATGCTTTTGTCAAAG ATCTGAAATGGGTCCAAGTGAATAGTGCTGAAGAGGCATTCAAAGTAATGAAAATAGGAAGGAAAAATCAAAGTTGTTCATCCACTAAGCTCAACAACATCTCTAGCAGAAG cCATAGTATATTTTCCATCCGAATCTTGCGGATTGAAGATGTGGGTGTTCCTCGAGTTCAGACAATAAGCGA gttGTCTTTATGTGATTTGGCTGGATCTGAGCGATGTGCAAAGACTCAGAACAGAGGAGACAGATTAAAAGAAGCTGGAAACATCAACACTTCCTTGTTAACTCTAGGAAAATGCATCAATGCTCTGAGGCTCAATCAAACTCAGTCAAA GTTTCATCAGCACATCCCTTTCAGAGAGAGTAAGCTGACACATTATTTGCAGGGTTTCTTCTGTGGCCGCGGAAAAGCCTGCATGATCATCAACATAAACCAGTGTGCCTCGATGTTCGATGAAACCCTTAATGTCCTCAAATTTTCAGCAGTTGCTCAGAAG GTGGTGGTCCTCAATCCAAAACCAGCTCCTACCATCATTGCTAAGAGATCTGCAAGGGATGTGTCCATGATGATCAATAATGCTGACCAGAAGAACTGGACTAGGAGAAGTTCACTAATGGCCTGGGAGATGAGCCTAGAGGATGTGCAAGAAGATGAAAattatgatgatgatgttgATGATGATCACATGGGTGAGGAAGAAGTAGAGAGTGATGATGAGAGCATGGAAGAACAAACTGTGCTAGAAGCTGAAGATAGTCAAGAGCTGCAGGAG CTTCAGATGGAAATCGAAGAGCTCAAAGAGAAGCTGTCTAAAGAAGAATCTGAAAAATTGACCATGGAATCTCAAATTCGTGAGGAGGTCACCGCAGAGTTCATGGAGCTGTTCTCTAACATGGAAAAAGATTACAA TGAACGTCTCCAAAGAGAGAAGGAAATTGTTGAGGAAAGAGCAGAGAGGAGGCTGGAGATACTCAAGAATCTGGTCAACAGAAGCATCGGGGAAATAACCGCCGACAGCTCCGAAGAGAACGCTGCAAAG GTGGCTGAGATTAAGCATTTGGACAGCATGATTGAGGCAATGCGAGATGATCTGATTAAGATAAAGGGAGATGCAGAGGCAGTGCAGATGTGCCTGACAAACGTCCCTGACCCGCATGAAACAGTCAATCATCTGAGATCACAGCTGGAAGATATTACAGAGCAGCTTCACAAAAGCCAACAACAACTCTGTCTTAAAACGAAGG AGTTTGAAGCAATGTGTGCTCAGACACGAGAATCAAATGACCAACTTCTGGAGGCAAAAATG AATTATGAAAATCAAAAAGTGAGATGTCAGGAACTCATGTCAATCTGTCAGGAGAAAGATGACATGATCTCCAAGTTACAGACTGCCCTGGACGAAAATGTTGAGGCAGCTACTAAAGAT AGGACCTTAATTAACACTATCAAAGAAGAAATCCTTCATCTCAAAAACAACTGTAAGTGTATGCCAAATCAAGATGGCGCTCCTAGAGAGGAGGAAATAAGAGCCCAGGAAATTCAACAGCTCATGCAAGAGCTGAAAATGAAAGATGACCAGCTGAATGAACTAAAACGTGAGCAATGTGCACTGGAGAAGAAGGTGAATGATCTTTCTAATAAATTGGCAGAGCGTACGCGTGCAAACGAAACCACTGTTTTCTCGCTGGTGATGGAGAGAGCAGAGGTCACCAAAGTCACAAATGAAAACAAGGCCATTGCCAATGAGTTGCATGTGCTTCAGGAAACAGCCAATGACATGAGTTCAAAGCTTAAAACTACTCAGATGGAGCTGAACAGTCAGACGAAGGTGACCAATGAGCTTTCAGAAGAACTTGATGCAGCTAATGCTCTGATAAAGCAACATCAGGAAGAGTCTCACAGTCAGTCCAAAACCATCGAATCCTTGATGACAGAGCTAGACCGGTTACGTCTGGAACTCGGTGCCAACCAGTTATCACGTGACGAAACCGAAACTCTTCATCATAAATGTGAGAAGATGGAGGAGTCATCTCGGGAGAAGAATAGACAAATCGCTGACCTTAAGCAGGAGGTGAGCGACACCAAAGTAAAAATGTGCCAGCTGGAGGAACTTTGCTGCCAGCTTAGAATTGAGCGTGATGCCCAGGTGCAGGAACACAAGAACCTACTGAGCCATTATGAAGCCCAGAAGCTCAACATGGCTGGAATAAGGGGCAACTCTGAGCTGTTGGAACAGCTGAAGACTTTGAAACAACAACAGGGGATGCTGGAAAAACTGGAGCAGGGCTCCAGAGATGATTGCTGGAAAACTCTGCTAGAACAACTCATGCGAATACTCAGCGAACTAAACCAGAACGATGAGGTTTTAAACATGGCGAGAGCAATTGTAGAGCAGGACCTTTCTGAAGCCAGAGAGGACACAGAGCAGAGGATGAATGAGATGGAGAAGAGTCTGGCTAACAAAGACAAAGAACTGGAGAATAAAGCCCAAGAGCTTTTAAG gtcGAGAGAAATCGTGAATGATGGACTCAATAAAATGAAGACCATGAGTTGTGATTTGCAGCAGCTGGAGAAAGAGCGATCAGATATGAGACATAAATTATGTGAGACTACAGCACAGGTTAAACAATTACAGGAACAG aTCTCCAGATTAAGTGAAGAAAACGGATCGTTTCAGCAGAGACTATGTAAAGCAGAGGAGATGAGGGATCAGGCTCTGCACAGTTTGAGATGTAAAGAGCAAAGTATTGATCCACTGCAGACT GCACAACCTATCCATTTCAAAGAAAATGTACAGCTTTGCCAAACAACCTGCCAAG ATCTTTCGTCAGATCAGAAGCTGACTGAGGCGACACATGTAAAGTTTAATAAAGAGCATGCACAGATCAATCAAGATGAAATGCTGGAGGCTGGAATGGATGGGGCTGAATCTAGAACTGAAG ATCATGTAAACTCACATGAGATGCTTTGTTTTGGAAGCGCTGGTGAACCCCAGCAGCGAAGCACAAAG CAGTCTAATGAGCCTTCAGATGATAACCAGGAAAGGTTGCGGGAAAAGGATAGTGACAGAGCCGCAGGGGAAGAG GAAATTTTACAGCAGCAGCCTGCTGAGAGTCAAGATGTCATTTCAGAATTACTAAATGAAAAGGATGATCCGGCTACTTCTCTTAAATCTGAAACTCAGGAAGATAACAGTTTCAAACAGCCTTCAGGTGTGAAGATAGCAAATGAAGGCGACTCTTACTGTGCAACACAAGAG GTGGCACTACTGGACGCTTCTGTTCTCTCCACAAAGAGCCTAAGAGACAAACGCTTCCCTAAACCTGAGCTGGAAATCAGTTTCACCCCACTTAAACCTGATCGAATAAATGTCAGAAAACCTGGAGAAGAAGAATCCGTCACAATTAAACTCAGACGTACAGCCAGAAAGAGAAAGAGCCCAGAAATGGAG AAGGCGGTGGAGTCGGAAAACCGTAAAAACAGACGGCTCAGGGTGAACAAGGAGAACATACAGTCTGTTGAG ACTCCAAAAGTGCAGAGAAAAATAGCGAGTCGAGATTCTCCAGCAAGCCTTAAAGGTAAAAAAGACGGAGCCCTCCAGAAGATCGGTGACTTTATTCAGAGTTCCCCGACTCTCTTTGGGAGCAAAG CCAAGAAGATCATGAGCATGGTTAAATCCCCCGAGCCACTAAATCCATCAGAAAACAACAAACCTAAGAGATCCAAACGAAAGCTCTTCAAGACCCATGTCTCCTCCCCGTTTGACATTCCCTCTCATCCT ATTGGAGGCTGTGAAGATGATAAAGAAAGTGATCATTTGATTATCAAGAGAAAACTAAGAACAAGAACAGCAAAAAGATGA